Proteins encoded within one genomic window of Ottowia sp. SB7-C50:
- a CDS encoding metal ABC transporter permease produces MTPDLADTGLWALLVGPLVEFGFMRRALVGCVALSLSCAPVGVFLLLRRMSLTGDAMAHAILPGAAIGYLLAGLSLPAMTFGGIVAGLLVAIGSGLVARSTVLREDASLAAFYLLSLALGVLIISTRGSSVDLLHVLFGTVLALNDAALGLLVGIAIFTLLALAVMYRALLLECLDPQFLRSVSRLSPLAHYGFLGLLVINLVAGFHALGTLMAVGIMVLPAATARLWVRSVPALMALAAALALVAGVAGLLISYHADWPTSPTIVLGLGAAYLVSLVVGRHGAWRGGQRRRRHLQA; encoded by the coding sequence ATGACGCCCGACCTCGCCGACACCGGCCTGTGGGCGCTGCTGGTCGGCCCGCTGGTCGAATTCGGCTTCATGCGCCGCGCGCTGGTGGGCTGCGTGGCGCTGTCGCTCAGTTGCGCGCCGGTCGGCGTGTTCTTGCTGCTGCGCCGCATGAGCCTGACCGGCGACGCCATGGCGCACGCCATCCTGCCGGGCGCGGCCATCGGCTACCTGCTGGCGGGGCTGTCGCTGCCGGCCATGACGTTCGGCGGCATCGTCGCCGGGCTGCTGGTGGCCATCGGCTCGGGGCTGGTGGCGCGCTCCACGGTGCTGCGCGAGGACGCCAGCCTGGCCGCGTTCTATCTGCTCAGTCTGGCGCTGGGCGTGCTGATCATCTCCACGCGCGGCAGCAGCGTCGATCTGCTGCATGTGCTGTTCGGCACCGTGCTGGCGCTGAACGACGCCGCGCTTGGCCTGCTGGTGGGCATCGCGATCTTCACGCTGCTGGCGCTGGCCGTGATGTACCGCGCGCTGCTGCTCGAATGCCTGGACCCGCAGTTTTTGCGCAGCGTGAGCCGCCTGTCGCCGCTGGCGCACTACGGTTTTCTGGGGCTGCTGGTGATCAACCTGGTGGCTGGTTTTCATGCGCTGGGCACGTTGATGGCCGTCGGCATCATGGTGCTGCCCGCCGCCACCGCGCGCCTGTGGGTGCGCAGCGTGCCGGCGCTGATGGCGCTGGCCGCGGCGCTGGCGCTGGTGGCGGGCGTGGCGGGGCTGCTGATCAGCTACCACGCCGATTGGCCGACCAGCCCGACCATCGTGCTGGGGCTGGGGGCGGCGTATCTGGTGTCGCTGGTCGTTGGTCGCCACGGGGCGTGGCGCGGCGGGCAGCGGCGGCGCCGTCACCTTCAAGCCTGA
- a CDS encoding bifunctional GNAT family N-acetyltransferase/nucleoside diphosphate kinase regulator: MNQPFVSLCPEITRSNALTLIDWLEDEDVTRYLSDSRHVSRFIEQVVGRVQLPILTHVFNQGGRFFMAYDRHNVPVGFVRLVKNGTDCEMVLVIGNRDTWGRSLGASAIREGMKLAFFDMRAEKLIAKIHPDNTRSIKAFLRSGFVPDSETPALTSLAMSAQRYRRLLREGHATQAAGISITEVDKARLYSLIELGQSAEYFELEHEIERAFVVDPAQMAQDVVTMNSRVLLAVDDQPMEVALVYPEDADDDAGKLSVGCGIGTAILGYKAGDAFNWRVSNRTRDIRIKQVLYQPEAAGDFHL; this comes from the coding sequence ATGAACCAGCCTTTTGTTTCCTTGTGTCCAGAGATCACCCGAAGCAACGCCCTGACCCTGATCGACTGGCTGGAAGACGAGGACGTGACGCGCTATCTGAGCGACTCGCGCCATGTCTCCCGGTTCATCGAGCAGGTCGTCGGCCGGGTGCAGTTGCCGATTCTTACCCACGTGTTCAACCAGGGCGGCCGATTCTTCATGGCCTATGACCGGCATAACGTGCCGGTGGGCTTTGTGCGTCTGGTCAAGAACGGCACCGACTGCGAAATGGTGCTGGTCATCGGCAACCGCGACACCTGGGGCCGCAGTCTCGGCGCCAGCGCGATCCGCGAAGGCATGAAGCTCGCCTTTTTCGACATGCGGGCCGAAAAGCTCATCGCCAAGATCCACCCCGACAACACGCGGTCGATCAAGGCGTTTCTGCGCAGCGGCTTCGTGCCGGATAGCGAGACGCCTGCGCTCACGTCACTTGCCATGAGCGCGCAGCGCTATCGTCGGCTGCTGCGCGAAGGTCATGCGACGCAGGCGGCCGGCATTTCCATCACCGAGGTCGACAAGGCGCGGCTTTACAGCCTGATCGAGCTGGGCCAATCGGCGGAATACTTTGAGCTGGAGCACGAGATCGAGCGCGCGTTCGTCGTCGATCCAGCGCAAATGGCGCAGGATGTCGTCACCATGAACTCCCGGGTCTTGCTGGCGGTGGACGACCAGCCCATGGAGGTTGCGTTGGTGTATCCGGAAGATGCAGACGACGATGCCGGCAAGCTGTCGGTCGGCTGCGGCATCGGCACCGCGATCCTGGGATACAAGGCGGGCGATGCCTTCAACTGGCGCGTTTCAAACCGAACCCGCGACATCCGCATCAAGCAAGTGCTGTATCAGCCGGAAGCCGCGGGCGACTTCCACTTGTAG
- a CDS encoding metal ABC transporter solute-binding protein, Zn/Mn family: MFVLFRRRVALAGALASVLAAPAPARAAEPLRVVATFSILGDLVRQVGGERVAVQTLVGPGADAHVFQPAPTHARQVGQAQLVVSNGLGYEGWMPRLLQSTGYKGPQVVATQGIKPIKGDKDHGHDHGHADPHAWQSVPNAILYVKNIADGLCAADAAGCAAYRAGAARTTDELKKLDADIRTAWAPIAPAERKVITSHAAYAYYGQAYDVRFLSPQGVSTESEASAKGVAQLVRQIRRDGIRALFIENVSDPRLIEQIARETGLKPAGRLFSDSLTPPGGGAPTYVDMMRANTQALVRAVAGRL; encoded by the coding sequence ATGTTCGTATTGTTTCGCCGCCGCGTCGCCTTGGCTGGGGCGCTGGCCAGCGTGTTGGCCGCGCCCGCGCCTGCCCGCGCCGCCGAGCCGCTGCGCGTGGTGGCCACTTTCAGCATCCTGGGCGACTTGGTACGGCAAGTGGGCGGCGAGCGCGTGGCGGTGCAGACGCTGGTGGGCCCCGGCGCCGATGCGCACGTGTTCCAGCCCGCGCCGACGCACGCGCGCCAGGTGGGGCAGGCGCAGCTGGTGGTCTCCAACGGGCTGGGCTATGAAGGCTGGATGCCGCGCCTGCTGCAAAGCACCGGCTACAAAGGCCCGCAGGTCGTGGCGACGCAGGGCATCAAGCCCATCAAAGGCGACAAGGATCACGGCCATGACCACGGCCACGCCGATCCGCACGCCTGGCAAAGCGTGCCCAACGCGATCCTCTACGTGAAGAACATCGCCGACGGCCTTTGCGCCGCCGACGCCGCTGGCTGCGCCGCCTACCGCGCCGGCGCCGCGCGCACCACGGACGAGCTGAAAAAGCTGGATGCCGACATTCGCACCGCCTGGGCGCCGATCGCGCCGGCCGAGCGCAAGGTGATCACGTCGCACGCGGCGTACGCGTACTATGGGCAAGCGTACGACGTGCGGTTTCTGTCGCCGCAAGGCGTCAGCACCGAGAGCGAGGCCTCGGCCAAGGGCGTGGCGCAGCTGGTGCGGCAGATTCGGCGCGACGGCATCCGCGCGCTGTTCATCGAAAACGTGTCCGACCCGCGCCTGATCGAGCAGATCGCGCGCGAAACGGGGCTGAAACCCGCCGGACGCTTGTTCTCTGATTCGCTCACGCCGCCCGGCGGCGGCGCGCCCACGTACGTGGACATGATGCGCGCCAATACGCAGGCGCTGGTGCGCGCGGTTGCGGGCCGTCTCTGA